TCTTCGATCAAAACGTTCCTTCCTTCTTCCAAAAAAAGAGAATTGGCTTGAAAAATTTCATCAATGACTACTTCAAATGAAAAAGCCTCTGAATTGACAAGATTTTCTACATATTTGGCAACACCACCAGTAATAGTATAGAATACCAATAAATCAAAGTTTGTATAAGTAGGATTGAAGTCCTTCAAGATTTCTTTAAGTGTTTCCACACCAAATGGCTTGATATGGATTCTTGCCGTTGCCCGACCAAAAAGGGGTTCTTTGGCATCTTCAAAAACCTTTTTCATTAAAGAATATATCGAACCGCAAAGGATAAGATTCATCTTTGAACTGTCTTTTTTGCTATCCCAAATATTTTGCATTTCACTGAAAATAGAAGGGTTTATGGTAAAAAATTCCTGAAATTCATCAAGAACCAGAGTCATTGGTTGTTGAACTGAATTATCCATTAAAATATCAAAGAGATCCTTGTAACTTTTCAAATCGCCATATATCGGAATATTTAATTTATTTTTAACCAAGTCCGAAAACTCACTGACCAAAAGTGATTCGGACTTTTTGGCAATAAAAAAATAGATAGCTCTTTTGTTTTCTATGCTTTTTTTCAACAGAGAGGTTTTTCCAATTCTTCGTCTGCCAACCATGACGGTCATCTGTGAGGTGGTCTGTGCTTTAATTTCTTGCTTTTTCAGGAATGCCAATTCCTCTTCTCTATCGTAGAATTTCATAATCATATTATTGTAACACAAATTACAGTAATATCTGTTACAATATCAATACCTCCCCACCTCAAATGCAGTGATATCTATTTTACTGTTGATGCCTTCATGAAGTTCTGCAAGGATTTTTCCTGTTCCCGGTGCAAGACTGATGCCCATCATGGCATGCCCGGATCCGACTAAC
This window of the Aquiflexum balticum DSM 16537 genome carries:
- a CDS encoding ATP-binding protein, whose translation is MKFYDREEELAFLKKQEIKAQTTSQMTVMVGRRRIGKTSLLKKSIENKRAIYFFIAKKSESLLVSEFSDLVKNKLNIPIYGDLKSYKDLFDILMDNSVQQPMTLVLDEFQEFFTINPSIFSEMQNIWDSKKDSSKMNLILCGSIYSLMKKVFEDAKEPLFGRATARIHIKPFGVETLKEILKDFNPTYTNFDLLVFYTITGGVAKYVENLVNSEAFSFEVVIDEIFQANSLFLEEGRNVLIEEFGKDYTTYFSILTLIASSKTSRPEIESILETSVGGFLEKLENDFGIIKRVKPILSKPTSRQIKYRIEDNFLNFWFRFIYKHRSTIEIGNFDLIKKIVERDFSTYSGPILEKYFVAKLIESKSYTSIGTYWEKGNQNEIDIVAINELEKKILIAEVKANKEKYNLPGLKLKSKNLLVDFKGFEVEYRCFSLEDM